The genomic segment ATCTTTTTTATTTTACTACTTATTTGGCTTTAATTCAATACTTTATGGGCCAAATTATGATTTTAATATTGATGCTTTTATACTGTTAAATCTATGTAAATATGTCTTAAAAATTGCTTAATATAAATCCTAAAGTATATATTTTCAAAATCCTAGTAATCGAGTACTTATACTTAATTCAGCTGGAAACGTAAAAACTCGCTTGCAATAGAATATATTAAATAGTTTTCTTTATAGGGACATGCTTCACTTTTGAGATTGCGTATTTCTATTATTTTTAAGAGCTATCTTCGGATTTAACTTAATTATATCTTCCTAAAAAATAAAAGAACTACTTTAAAATATAAGCATATTTTAAAGTAGTTCTTGCAATTTATTTAACTAAAGTTTATTATTTTTTACCTTCTACATAAGCATTTTTAAAGTAGATAGTGTTCATTACAGATACTCTAGCGCCTTTAACATAATCTTTTATACCTATTGTTCTAGTGTAATAGTATAAAGGAATAACTGGCATATCATTCATTAACATATCTTCTGCTTGATGCATTATATCAAATCTCTTTTGTGGATCTAATTCTTTCTTTGCAGCATCAATTAAAGCATCATATGATGGATTGTTATATCCGCAATTATTTTGATCTGATGTTGATTGGAACATATCTAAGAAAGTCATAGGATCCACATAATCAGCATTCCAACCATCTCTTGCAATCTCAAATTGTTTTTGAACTCTTGTTGTTAAGAATACTTTCCATTCTTGGCTTTGAAGTTCAGCATTTACTCCTATCTTTTTCCACATATCTTGAATCGCTTGCATTGTATCACCGTGACCAGACTCTGGGTTATAAAGTAGTTGAAGTGTTGGTAATCCTTGACCATCTGGATATCCAGCTTCAGCTAATAATTTTTTAGCTTCTTCTACATTTCCCTTTGGATCAAAATAAGTAGTTTTTTCTGTATAGTCTTTTCCATCTGGACCTATAATTCCTTTTCCTACAATACCATGAGCAGGAATTTGGCCAGCCTTAGTAACATTATCAACAATTGATTGTCTATCAATTGCAAGATTTAAAGCCTTTCTTACCTTTGAATCACTTAAAACCTTAGCAGCATTTGGATCTACAGCTTTTGCCTTATCTGAAACATTTACTGATAAGAAATAAGTTGCTAAATTAGGGAATGACTTAGCACTTCCATCTTTTAAAGCACCTTGTACATCAGATTTTGGAACTGTATCAACTACATCAAATTGACCTGATTTATAACTTGCCCATGCTGATGTTTCTTCTGCAACAAATTTTAAGTTTAACTTATCAAGTTTAACTTTATCTTTATCATAGTAATTTTCGTTCTTTTCTAAAACTACTGAGTCTTTTATTGTATAATTTGTGATTTTAAATGGACCATTAGAAACTAATGTCTTTGCATCATTTGCCCAATCTTTATTACTTTCAACAACCTTTTGATCTACTGGGAAGTAGTATGATTGTGCTGTTAACTCTAAGAAATATGGACATGGAGCTTCTAAAGTAACAACTAGTGTATTATCATCAGTTGCCTTTACCCCAACAGCATCCGCATTTCCTTTTCCTTTGTTATAAGCTTCTCCGCCTTTAAGATAGTATAATGCATAAGCGTATTCTGAAGCAGTTTCAGGATTTAATAATCTCTTCCACTCATATTCATAATCACTTGCTTTAACTGGATCTCCATTTGACCATTTAAGATCCTTCTTTAAGTGGAAAGTATATGTTAGTTTATCATCAGATACATCCCATTTCTCAGCTTGACCTGGAATCGCCTTTTCATTCTCATCTAATTCAGCTAAACCTGAAAAAGCATTTGCTAATACAGTAGTTCCAGTAGTATCTGTACACAATGCTGGATCTAAAGTTCTTGGATCTGCTCCTAAATTATAAGTTATTTCTTGTTTACTTGCAGCTGCTTTATCTCCACCTTTATTTGAACCACAACCAACTAAGATTGACATTCCAAGTGTTGCTGCCAAAGCTACTGCACAAAGTTGTTTTACTTTGCTTGTTTTCATTTATATTCCCCCTTAATTTATTATTTATTATTTATATCTGTTTAAATCATTTTTCCCAAAATTCTTTAACAGTATGCTAAATATCTAATTATTTTTTTATTTCTTAATTATTATTAAATTGTAACTAATTACTTTTCTTGATAAACATTAGTTATCATACAAGTGGCATGCCACGAAATGACCTGGTTTTACTTCCTTTAACTCTGGATCAACTTCTGAACAAATTGGCTTTGCATATTTACATCTACCCTTAAATCTACATCCTGGCGGTGGATCTATTGGCGATGGAATATCTCCTTCAAGCACTATTCTTTTGCTATTCTTAGCTACATCTGGATCTGGTATTGGTACTGCCGAAAGCAATGCTTGTGTATATGGATGTAATCCTTCTGAATAAACTTTATTGCTTTCTCCCTTTTCAACCATTCTTCCAAGATACATAACTCCAATATGGGTTGATATATGTTTAACCATTGAAAGATCGTGAGCTATAAATAGATAAGTTAACCCAAGTTCTTCTTGGAGTTCTTCAAGCATATTTATAACTTGAGCTTGAATAGAAACATCCAGCGCTGATATAGGTTCATCACAAACTATTAGTGATGGTTCAACAGCTAATGCCCTTGCAATACCAATTCTTTGTCTTTGCCCACCTGAAAATTCATGTGGATATCTATTTATATGATCACTAGCAAGCCCAACTTTTGATAATAAACTTCTTATTCTTTCTGTTCTTGCTTCACCTGTTAGCAACTTATGAATATCTATAGCTTCTCCAATTATGTCCCCAACAGTCATTCTTGGATTTAAAGATGCATATGGATCTTGAAATATCATCTGCATTTCTTTTCTTAATGGAACCATTTCTTTTACTGAATTCTTTGTTATATCTTTTCCATTAAATATTATTTGTCCTGATGTTGGTTCATAAAGCTTCAATATTGTTCTTCCTGTAGTTGTTTTACCACAACCAGATTCACCTACAAGTCCTAAAGTCTCTCCCTTTTTAATTGTAAATGAAACTCTATCTACAGCTTTAACATAACTATTACCCTTAAATAAGCCCTTTTTTGCAGGGAAGTACTTACATAAGTCTTTAACTTCTAAAATTATATCTTTATTAGCTTCCACTACTTTATCCTCCTTATAGGTGATTCAACTTCCGGTGCATCCTCATGGCATAACCAACATGCTGCTTTATGTTTTTCCCCTACTTCAAATAATGGAGGCTGCTTTTGAATACATATCTTCATTGCATAGTCACATCTAGCTGCAAAAGGGCATCCAACTGGTGGATTTAATAAATCTGGTGGTTGCCCTTCAATTGGAATAAGCTTTTCCTTTATATCTTCTTTAGGATTTGGAACGCTTCTTAAAAGTCCCCATGTATACGGATGTTTCCCTCTGTAGAATATATCTTCTGTTGTTCCAGTCTCTACTATTATTCCACCGTACATTACATTTATCCTTGAACAAACATCTGCAACAACTCCCAAGTCATGAGTTATTAATATAATTGCAGTATTAAGCTTTTCTCTTAAATCCTTCATTAAATCTAAAATTTGAGCTTGAATAGTAACATCTAATGCTGTTGTTGGTTCATCTGCAATAATAAGCTTTGGCTCACAAATTAGACTCATAGCAATCATCGCTCTCTGCCTCATACCACCTGAAAATTCATGAGGATATTGTTTCATTCTCTTTTCAGGGCTTGGAATTCCAACTAATCCAAGCATCTTTATAGCTTCTTTTTTTGCTTCTGCTCTACTAATTTTTCTATGTTTTAAAAGAGGCTCCATTAATTGGTCACCTATTGTATATACAGGATTTAATGATGTCATAGGATCCTGAAAAATCATTCCTATATCATTAC from the Clostridium beijerinckii genome contains:
- a CDS encoding ABC transporter ATP-binding protein: MERLLDVKDLQTSFKTSAGEVHSVRGVSFYLEKGEALGIVGESGCGKSVTMMSIMRLLADNGKIVGGEIHFNGKDISNIRESEMETIRGNDIGMIFQDPMTSLNPVYTIGDQLMEPLLKHRKISRAEAKKEAIKMLGLVGIPSPEKRMKQYPHEFSGGMRQRAMIAMSLICEPKLIIADEPTTALDVTIQAQILDLMKDLREKLNTAIILITHDLGVVADVCSRINVMYGGIIVETGTTEDIFYRGKHPYTWGLLRSVPNPKEDIKEKLIPIEGQPPDLLNPPVGCPFAARCDYAMKICIQKQPPLFEVGEKHKAACWLCHEDAPEVESPIRRIK
- a CDS encoding peptide ABC transporter substrate-binding protein, giving the protein MKTSKVKQLCAVALAATLGMSILVGCGSNKGGDKAAASKQEITYNLGADPRTLDPALCTDTTGTTVLANAFSGLAELDENEKAIPGQAEKWDVSDDKLTYTFHLKKDLKWSNGDPVKASDYEYEWKRLLNPETASEYAYALYYLKGGEAYNKGKGNADAVGVKATDDNTLVVTLEAPCPYFLELTAQSYYFPVDQKVVESNKDWANDAKTLVSNGPFKITNYTIKDSVVLEKNENYYDKDKVKLDKLNLKFVAEETSAWASYKSGQFDVVDTVPKSDVQGALKDGSAKSFPNLATYFLSVNVSDKAKAVDPNAAKVLSDSKVRKALNLAIDRQSIVDNVTKAGQIPAHGIVGKGIIGPDGKDYTEKTTYFDPKGNVEEAKKLLAEAGYPDGQGLPTLQLLYNPESGHGDTMQAIQDMWKKIGVNAELQSQEWKVFLTTRVQKQFEIARDGWNADYVDPMTFLDMFQSTSDQNNCGYNNPSYDALIDAAKKELDPQKRFDIMHQAEDMLMNDMPVIPLYYYTRTIGIKDYVKGARVSVMNTIYFKNAYVEGKK
- a CDS encoding ABC transporter ATP-binding protein — protein: MEANKDIILEVKDLCKYFPAKKGLFKGNSYVKAVDRVSFTIKKGETLGLVGESGCGKTTTGRTILKLYEPTSGQIIFNGKDITKNSVKEMVPLRKEMQMIFQDPYASLNPRMTVGDIIGEAIDIHKLLTGEARTERIRSLLSKVGLASDHINRYPHEFSGGQRQRIGIARALAVEPSLIVCDEPISALDVSIQAQVINMLEELQEELGLTYLFIAHDLSMVKHISTHIGVMYLGRMVEKGESNKVYSEGLHPYTQALLSAVPIPDPDVAKNSKRIVLEGDIPSPIDPPPGCRFKGRCKYAKPICSEVDPELKEVKPGHFVACHLYDN